In Prunus dulcis chromosome 2, ALMONDv2, whole genome shotgun sequence, a single genomic region encodes these proteins:
- the LOC117619811 gene encoding protein NRT1/ PTR FAMILY 5.6-like — protein sequence MEPEMEKRRGETNTNRDDENWVYDSSVDHKGRVPLRASTGVWKASLFIITIEFSERLSYFGIATNLISYLTQVIHQDIKTAAKNVNFWAGVTTIMPLIGGFLADAYTGRFNMVLFSSLIYIMGLSLLTMSQFIPSLKPCNTKMCLEPRKIHEVVLFIALYFISVGTGGHKPCLQSFGADQFDDDHLEERKKKMSYFNWWNFALCCGLLLGVTVIVYVQDYVSWGVADLILTITMAITIVTFYMGKACYRYRVPEGSPLIPMLQVLVAAIRKRNLPNPSSPALLFEVPKSQNHCQGRLLLHTNRLRFLDKAAIIEEHVSTSYEQKHNPWRLTTLTQVEEVKLILNMIPIWLTSLTFGVCLAQAPTFFVKQAATMNLNITDNFKIPPASIYSLGAIAMLISVTVYDKILVPTLRKATGNERGINILHRIGFGMIFSVMAMSAAALVERRRLKADEPQSMSVFWLAPQYIILGLGDGFTLVGLQEYFYDQVPDSMRSLGIAFYLSVIGVGSFISSFLIMAVDHVTEKGGRSWFGKDLNSSRLDNFYWLLAAMNGLNLCFYGLLARGYTYKNVERRVVVVTDV from the exons ATGGAGCCAGAAAtggagaagagaagaggagaaaCAAATACTAATAGGGACGATGAGAATTGGGTTTATGATTCGTCTGTAGATCATAAAGGAAGAGTTCCTCTCCGTGCTTCAACTGGCGTATGGAAAGCTTCTCTCTTTATCATCa ctaTTGAATTTAGTGAGAGGTTAAGTTACTTTGGAATAGCAACAAATCTCATCTCCTACCTCACCCAAGTGATTCATCAAGACATCAAAACAGCAGCCAAAAATGTGAACTTCTGGGCAGGGGTCACAACCATAATGCCTCTGATTGGAGGCTTTTTAGCAGACGCCTACACTGGCCGATTCAACATGGTTCTGTTTTCATCCCTCATATATATAATG GGCCTAAGTCTCTTGACAATGTCACAGTTTATCCCAAGTCTAAAGCCCTGCAATACAAAGATGTGTCTAGAGCCTAGAAAAATTCATGAAGTGGTACTTTTCATTGCCTTGTATTTTATCTCTGTTGGAACTGGAGGGCACAAGCCATGCCTTCAAAGCTTTGGAGCTGACCAATTTGACGACGATCActtggaagaaagaaagaagaaaatgtcCTACTTCAACTGGTGGAACTTTGCACTTTGTTGTGGTTTGCTTCTTGGTGTAACAGTAATTGTTTATGTTCAAGACTATGTGAGCTGGGGTGTTGCAGATCTCATTCTCACAATCACCATGGCTATTACAATTGTGACCTTCTACATGGGGAAGGCTTGTTATAGGTATAGAGTGCCAGAAGGAAGCCCTTTGATACCAATGCTGCAGGTATTGGTTGCAGccataagaaaaagaaacttacCCAATCCTTCAAGCCCTGCTTTGCTATTTGAAGTTCCCAAGTCTCAGAATCACTGCCAAGGAAGGCTTTTACTTCACACAAATAGGCTTAG GTTTTTAGACAAGGCTGCGATAATTGAAGAGCATGTCAGCACATCTTATGAACAGAAACATAATCCTTGGAGATTGACAACACTAACACAGGTGGAGGAGGTGAAACTTATTTTGAACATGATCCCCATATGGCTAACTTCATTAACATTTGGAGTATGCCTGGCACAAGCCCCAACATTCTTCGTCAAACAAGCTGCTACAATGAACCTAAACATCACTGACAACTTCAAAATCCCTCCAGCCTCCATATATTCTCTTGGGGCCATTGCAATGCTAATCTCTGTCACAGTCTATGACAAGATTCTTGTTCCAACTTTAAGAAAAGCCACGGGCAATGAAAGAGGCATCAACATCCTGCACAGGATTGGATTTGGGATGATTTTTTCAGTGATGGCAATGTCAGCTGCAGCATTAGTTGAAAGAAGAAGACTAAAAGCTGATGAGCCACAATCTATGAGTGTGTTCTGGTTAGCTCCACAGTACATAATTCTTGGGCTTGGAGATGGGTTCACTCTGGTTGGCTTGCAGGAGTATTTCTACGACCAAGTTCCTGACTCAATGAGAAGCTTGGGTATTGCTTTTTATCTGAGTGTGATTGGGGTTGGGAGCTTCATAAGTAGCTTTCTGATCATGGCTGTGGATCATGTCACAGAGAAGGGTGGGAGAAGTTGGTTTGGCAAGGACTTGAATTCTAGCCGCTTGGACAATTTCTACTGGCTATTGGCAGCCATGAATGGTTTAAATTTGTGCTTTTATGGGTTGTTGGCTAGGGGCTATACTTACAAAAATGTGGAGAGAAGGGTGGTTGTTGTCACTGATGTGTAA
- the LOC117619472 gene encoding LOW QUALITY PROTEIN: cucumisin-like (The sequence of the model RefSeq protein was modified relative to this genomic sequence to represent the inferred CDS: inserted 2 bases in 2 codons), with protein sequence MGDKPKIDIPTTTTLPLHLNMLQNVVGSSNIEQEPLLLHSYKRSFNGFAAKLTEEEAQKMAGMAGVVSVFPSRKQKLHTTRSWNFIGFHENVKRSTVESDIIVGMIDSGVWPESASFSDAGFGPPPKKWKGTCQGLSNFTCNNKIIGARYYRISEPFVKGEIKSPLDSEGHRTHTASTAAGNLVSKASLFGLGSGTARGGVPSARIAVYKVCWSSGCSDXDILAAFDDAIADGVDILSVSLGPASPDDYFRTPITIGAFHAFRKGILTSTAAGNDGPGPKTIANFAPXFLSVAATTIDREFVTKVQLGNQKIYEGIVTNTFDLKGKFYPLIYAGDAPNRTAGYDESISKTCKPGTLDHNLVKGKIVLCDGTTGYGAYFAGAVGVILQSRPVADVLDPLPMPASCLGLDSGNSIYYYINSTRNPTATIFKSTEDIDTLSPYVPSFSSRGPNPVTPNILKPDIAAPGASILAAWAPIAPVSDYPGDDRVASYNVISGTSMACPHATGVAAYVKSFHPNWTPAAIQSALITTAKPLSPDLNPEAEFAYGAGQIDPVRAPYPGLVYDATELDYIEFLCAQGYSTKLLQSITGHKSSCSSKTNYGALSDNLNYPSFALSSSNPNSISGVFNRTATNVGSPRSTYKAKVIGATKGLEIKVNPSILSFSSLGQKLFFQVTVKGSIHHKSSVSASLVFDDGTFQVRSPIVVYAIY encoded by the exons ATGGGGGACAAGCCAAAGATCGACATTCCCACCACTACCACATTGCCTCTTCATCTAAACATGCTTCAAAACGTAGTTGGCAGCAG CAATATTGAACAAGAACCTCTCCTACTGCACAGCTACAAGAGAAGCTTCAATGGCTTTGCTGCAAAGCTAACAGAGGAAGAAGCTCAGAAAATGGCTG gaatGGCTGGTGTGGTGTCTGTTTTCCCTAGTAGGAAGCAGAAGCTCCACACAACAAGGTCATGGAACTTCATCGGGTTTCATGAAAACGTGAAGAGAAGCACTGTTGAAAGCGATATCATCGTTGGGATGATCGACTCTGGAGTTTGGCCTGAATCTGCCAGCTTCAGTGATGCCGGGTTCGGCCCACCACCCAAAAAATGGAAAGGCACATGCCAAGGCTTATCCAATTTTACTTGCAACAA TAAAATCATTGGAGCACGGTATTACCGCATTAGTGAACCCTTCGTCAAAGGTGAGATCAAGTCTCCACTAGACTCGGAAGGCCATCGAACCCACACTGCATCAACGGCGGCAGGAAACTTAGTTAGCAAAGCAAGCCTATTTGGTTTGGGGTCGGGGACAGCAAGAGGAGGGGTCCCATCAGCACGTATTGCGGTGTACAAAGTATGTTGGTCGAGTGGTTGTAGTG GTGATATTCTAGCGGCATTTGATGATGCGATCGCGGATGGTGTCGACATACTATCTGTCTCCCTCGGACCCGCATCGCCGGACGATTATTTCAGGACACCAATTACCATTGGAGCCTTTCACGCTTTCAGAAAAGGAATTCTGACTTCCACTGCTGCTGGGAACGACGGTCCAGGCCCCAAGACCATCGCAAACTTTGCGC TGTTTCTTTCTGTGGCTGCAACCACCATAGATCGGGAGTTTGTTACCAAGGTTCAATTGGGTAACCAAAAAATCTATGAG GGAATTGTAACAAACACATTTGACCTCAAGGGCAAGTTCTATCCTCTAATATATGCTGGAGACGCACCCAATAGGACAGCAGGCTACGACGAGTCTATATCTAA GACATGCAAACCAGGCACGTTAGACCACAATTTGGTGAAGGGCAAGATTGTTCTTTGCGATGGGACGACTGGCTATGGGGCCTATTTTGCAGGTGCAGTTGGAGTTATTTTGCAAAGCCGACCTGTTGCAGATGTGCTTGACCCTCTTCCCATGCCTGCCTCTTGCCTTGGTTTGGATAGTGGTAACAGCATTTACTATTACATTAACTCAACAAG GAACCCAACTgcaacaatttttaaaagtaCTGAGGATATTGACACACTGTCCCCATATGTGCCATCCTTCTCATCAAGGGGTCCTAATCCAGTCACTCCTAACATTCTCAAG CCAGATATAGCTGCTCCGGGAGCTTCTATTTTGGCAGCATGGGCTCCAATTGCCCCGGTTTCGGATTATCCAGGAGATGACAGAGTAGCATCATATAATGTAATCTCAGGGACATCAATGGCTTGCCCACATGCCACGGGGGTAGCTGCATACGTCAAATCATTTCACCCCAATTGGACTCCTGCTGCTATCCAATCTGCTCTTATTACCACCG CAAAACCCCTGAGTCCCGATCTTAACCCTGAAGCCGAATTTGCATACGGAGCTGGCCAAATTGACCCTGTTAGGGCTCCATATCCTGGTTTGGTATATGATGCTACTGAACTGGACTACATAGAATTTTTGTGTGCACAAGGCTATAGTACCAAATTATTGCAATCTATTACCGGGCACAAGAGTAGCTGCTCATCAAAAACTAATTATGGAGCACTCAGTGATAATTTGAATTATCCTTCTTTTGCACTTTCCTCCTCTAATCCAAACTCCATCAGTGGGGTTTTCAATAGGACAGCCACAAATGTTGGATCACCAAGGTCCACATATAAAGCTAAAGTGATTGGTGCAACGAAAGGACTCGAAATCAAAGTTAATCCAAGCATTCTATCGTTCTCATCTCTCGGGCAGAAGCTATTTTTCCAGGTCACGGTAAAAGGGTCAATTCATCACAAATCCAGTGTCTCTGCTTCTCTGGTGTTTGATGATGGTACTTTCCAAGTCAGGAGCCCCATTGTTGTCTATGCTATATATTAA
- the LOC117619696 gene encoding ras-related protein Rab2BV-like, which produces MAYKVDHEYDYLFKIVLIGDSGVGKSNILSRFTRNEFCLESKSTIGVEFATRTLQVEGKTVKAQIWDTAGQERYRAITSAYYRGAVGALLVYDITKRQTFDNVLRWLRELRDHADSNIVIMMAGNKSDLNHLRAVPGEDAQLLAEKEGLSFLETSALEAFNVENAFQTILLDIYHIISKKALAAQEAVSTTGLPHGTTINVANLSGDVNKRNCCSN; this is translated from the exons ATGGCGTACAAAGTAGATCACGAATATGATTACCTCTTCAAGATTGTATTGATTGGAGATTCGGGCGTTGGAAAATCGAACATTCTTTCGAGATTTACGCGGAATGAGTTTTGTTTGGAGTCTAAGTCCACCATTGGAGTTGAATTTGCAACTAGGACATTGCAG GTAGAGGGGAAGACAGTGAAAGCACAAATATGGGACACAGCAGGTCAAGAAAGGTACCGAGCCATAACCAGTGCTTACTACCGAGGGGCTGTTGGTGCACTATTGGTCTATGACATAACCAAACGGCAAACTTTTGACAATGTGCTGAGGTGGCTCCGTGAACTGAGAGACCATGCAGACTCTAACATTGTCATAATGATGGCCGGTAACAAATCTGACTTGAATCACCTGAGGGCAGTCCCAGGAGAAGATGCTCAACTGTTGGCTGAGAAGGAAGGCCTCTCTTTCCTTGAAACCTCAGCATTGGAAGCCTTCAATGTTGAGAATGCATTTCAAACCATTTTGTTGGATATCTACCACATAATAAGTAAGAAGGCACTAGCAGCACAGGAGGCAGTTTCCACGACTGGACTTCCTCATGGCACTACCATCAATGTTGCAAATCTATCTGGTGACGTGAATAAGAGAAATTGTTGCTCTAACTGA
- the LOC117619814 gene encoding BEL1-like homeodomain protein 9, whose translation MADEGFEAFHVPQQSRRDKLRVTLQNNPPQRFTPTLAMPAANTSFTFHPHTPTSNPPFSHPFFSDSHQNDDALRRPNELRRSVPLGPFTGYASVLKRSRFLKPAQQLLEDFCGSGRSDSNPTPPNYLSGRVKDPIPDDRVEVQLKNSRLTIMLEEVYKKYKLYCQQMESVVASFETIDGLGDAAPYISFAIKAILKHFGCLKNAILDKLQTRGMKPLADDFGHVKDEARASSEGGQSQNPSNLSLTNNPHQSALRCQRGLPEHAVAVLRTWLFEHFLHPYPSDSEKQMLAQQTGLSRTQVSNWFINSRVRIWKPMVEEIHILETQQAQTTSDASLHPCLELPLQLGILPPTTSTQNAQDTQTKRSRKNDHRGVPEQSDQTQRRNSAYGGSHEVSLVLSLQAKK comes from the exons ATGGCGGATGAGGGTTTCGAAGCCTTCCACGTCCCCCAACAAAGCAGAAGAGACAAGCTCCGAGTCACTCTTCAGAACAACCCACCACAACGATTCACACCCACTCTCGCCATGCCCGCAGCCAACACCAGCTTCACCTTTCACCCCCACACACCAACATCTAACCCACCATTTTCTCATCCTTTCTTCTCGGATTCCCACCAGAACGACGACGCTTTACGTCGGCCTAATGAACTCAGAAGATCGGTTCCTCTGGGCCCGTTCACGGGCTACGCTTCAGTACTGAAGCGCTCCAGGTTTCTGAAGCCTGCTCAGCAGCTCCTTGAAGATTTCTGCGGGTCGGGTCGATCCGACTCGAATCCTACTCCGCCGAACTATTTGAGCGGGAGGGTCAAAGATCCGATACCTGATGATCGGGTTGAGGTTCAGTTGAAGAACTCTAGGCTGACAATCATGCTGGAGGAG GTGTACAAGAAGTATAAACTGTACTGCCAACAGATGGAGTCAGTGGTGGCATCATTTGAGACCATCGATGGGCTTGGAGATGCAGCCCCTTACATATCTTTTGCTATCAAAGCCATTTTGAAGCACTTCGGGTGCTTGAAGAATGCCATTTTGGACAAGCTTCAAACCAGAGGCATGAAGCCTCTGGCTGATGATTTTGGCCATGTTAAAGATGAAGCTAGGGCCTCCTCTGAGGGAGGCCAAAGCCAAAACCCAAGTAATCTGAGTTTGACCAACAACCCTCATCAATCTGCCTTGCGATGCCAAAGAGGACTTCCTGAGCATGCAGTTGCTGTTCTGAGGACATGGCTCTTTGAACACTTCCTTCACCC TTACCCTTCTGATTCTGAAAAGCAAATGTTGGCTCAACAGACTGGCCTATCAAGAACTCAG GTTTCTAATTGGTTTATCAATTCAAGAGTAAGAATCTGGAAACCAATGGTGGAAGAAATACACATTCTTGAAACACAGCAGGCTCAAACAACTTCAGACGCATCTCTTCACCCTTGTTTAGAGTTACCACTCCAACTGGGGATTTTGCCCCCAACAACATCAACCCAAAATgctcaagacacccaaacTAAACGCTCTAGAAAAAACGACCACCGCGGCGTGCCCGAGCAGAGTGATCAGACACAAAGGAGGAATTCAGCTTATGGAGGAAGCCATGAAGTTTCTTTAGTATTGAGTCTTCAAGCCAAAAAATGA